In a single window of the Tigriopus californicus strain San Diego chromosome 2, Tcal_SD_v2.1, whole genome shotgun sequence genome:
- the LOC131893167 gene encoding titin-like isoform X2 has protein sequence MVVNEDDVMNIMGGMENAGGIKLNDHKRKLKNRFEISRKLGQGTYGKVQLGINKETGQEVAIKTIKKSKIETEADLVRIRREIQIMSSVQHPNIIHIYEVFENKEKMILVMEIAAGGELYDYLSDRKCLDDKEARRVFRQIAMATYYCHKNNICHRDLKLENILLDENGGAKIADFGLSNVYDGKTLLSTFCGSPLYASPEIVRGCPYVGPEVDCWSLGVLLYTLVYGAMPFDGSNFKRLVKQITTGDYYEPKKPASASHLIRTMLTVNPDKRANISDICAHDWVNDGYPESCLKEAEHLASLTPVRLDLLLSLAPPSDKEEVVVQQEEDEPPNVPTINEPDEGAMFIEELPPESEVPNDLEDEHSEVSVSEPPDEAAKPVAKKRKEKTKRKLRETPSMLDPSLTAKKREPQTPNGSQPLEAMEVCDNQNGPKDRVASPNLNKPSGAKDKGAAKPKKKKEILEGQSEAAVPQPSSKPQQPKKAQHPPTPPIRTVGNVQNKAFQPKDANKAQSDAVPPLEPMVRRSSQKRSAKDHHQAPKADHDTEQAQQPRTMLERPNTPRGRAPSPELEETKAKLDTLVTPLPPPKVPESSQISNPVANEARKLDNAGNPGLDEHTSPEVPQMEVVTSAPNMKKRVEMPESSLPVSHKVPKRDSHPANPSHIPNQSISIPKPTPDPPKQQTLAGSQDNPPPLINKAVPKIEGQMDTHASMMNGHTLSGVSSVESGSEIPRGEPNTTPTIDTKLTLFTASPNDSKSTSAPLPKTIPFEQSDNGSPTRKDGEQRGLINSVPKPYIVESSQPIERPVSPQVPKLLEPSDPVTSATSGSRKERSPDSVGSAVSLSSSGSNHSIPTKTETTPNGTEIKIPNPTLAENRDSKVIKAAAFWNNYIGEVISKAKPPDKEAVRTLDKPKKIVSAGVGSRGLHDLKNRYENPKPKKIEEDKLAINRRNSKKLNLEGCSPGLKVNDAKSVFETKSQPPPTPSLFRRNSVNSTSSSGSGSGSKWRPKKDNERQDEKGSLPFGTKQANTAPRTQKPSLGKEPAPNFNPLNIPSQIKPKKPPNGANSAPIPTITQSRSMDDQTKGMREEAKGNENKRNSTIEDSSNIESAMLSKANESLAASSRTRPMSPRTPSPKATTSPKAVISPKAATSPKPKSKNEEVGSVKYEKNKEQTVLPEAPKKEGEIMFIAQTSHVEVRPNSNVDQKRPAELTPVETEKPLPSRSHHIPKQDSIKSQDSVEDQERESKLVVVGQLTRELFNADPVKFKKSVPSKPEEAPVTKILMPEGFKSVSSPGSPASHVTSPTQKSPPVVTLPVVKISFKPEAKKTSPQPEVKSLTKKVTPKEVSMEMPKSLPPQDTNAAPHTKIQENGIDIPTAPIAPLMQTQAEVSKPGIPKTKTIEPELKPGETENKLEAVKSSLKKIPHAPAKNKKSPEEEEEGMTLDVIISPPMERKVFNDKSGKEAHTGTDTNSRPSWKQSPNETSSYQPSISNETPASSSRVNTNSDPSSMAGQKSGKEWKRNSSPVLARPEATVQAGERIIPIQIQGAGSSRTEPESKPPKSQSVPIRVVSKGISKPDPGVEDQDEALEKHDQFHGGGLSRNRWGSKKKRMSSAYSDSSMSDDDSSFGVVPLSGLQKYSSMGKHGPFGEDFQLKRTRPPFTMQRAESFSSEGEDDFDDDGMREITAENLFSTLLNRVKSLTKRIHDEHDHHVAWQHTNRLMNSSLNPGRTHARLERSALRNSQKRSGANTPINFSRQSSLRDDGTSSLRSMDSSTLGQTDSPSSTLGSSRNMFRGTPRNTLNDLHPSSTLSKEIGETTGNLFGKRYDEGDNDISGSISITSKQRLRPGYLPPPHIPPYNHSGISYPSSDPSARLIPIRVVGNETTSSKAVAAPTITTSTGSFSRTDNQGAGPTASVYMTPMKPYSPTYQSNSMPESSTIGSNEPREAAKRPSEFIKTEAKTESQTPRFVPRRGEAVKSPQFSSIIEPQYSKSLEHRVSSPKPYLPSGSIPDVVRPETPKSPPATMRTLPSEGQSLHRALTLKQQLSASLPNHRPKGLNQALTSASTHTHSTPSQIRPSTPSVYRPVSFQGYTSPIPTLSSSPPVMVSPPISPPPMSPLPFEPPKSVTSHRPIQPYPPPPTSPSQVTSVSNALTASQKSRRQILPYGGAKSDGLLNQHAFVTCNIIAAAADKRKRDSSRSTTSEILPLEKVLEHSPRQSPPTHLPSPPPLK, from the exons ATGGTGGTCAACGAAGATGATGTGATGAACATCATGGGTGGGATGGAAAACGCTGGTGGGATCAAACTGAACGATCATAAGCGGAAACTTAAGAACAG GTTTGAAATCAGCCGGAAACTTGGCCAAGGCACCTATGGGAAAGTCCAATTAGGCATAAACAAAGAAACGGGGCAAGAG GTGGCTATTAAGACGATCAAAAAATCCAAGATTGAAACGGAAGCTGATCTGGTGCGAATTcggcgggaaattcaaatcatgTCATCCGTCCAACATCCTAATATCATTCACATCTATGAAG TCTTTGAAAACAAGGAGAAAATGATTCTTGTCATGGAGATCGCAGCCGGGGGAGAGTTGTACGATTATCTCAGTGATCGCAAATGTCTGGATGACAAAGAGGCTCGGCGAGTATTTCGTCAAATAGCCATGGCCACTTACTATTGTCATAAGAACAACATCTGTCACCGCGATCTGAAACTAGAAAATATccttttggatgaaaatggtGGAGCCAAG ATTGCGGATTTTGGACTGTCAAATGTTTACGACGGGAAGACCCTTTTGAGCACGTTTTGTGGTAGTCCTTTGTACGCCTCACCAGAGATTGTTCGAGGTTGCCCTTATGTTGGACCAGAAGTGGATTGTTG GTCATTGGGAGTTTTGCTCTATACCCTGGTGTATGGGGCCATGCCGTTCGACGGGTCAAATTTCAAACGTTTGGTCAAGCAAATCACCACAGGAGACTATTATGAGCCTAAGAAACCAGCCA GCGCATCGCATCTGATTCGAACCATGCTGACGGTCAACCCGGACAAAAGAGCTAATATATCGGACATTTGTGCTCATGATTGGGTCAATGATGGCTATCCTGAGTCGTGCCTTAAGGAGGCTGAACATTTGGCCAGTCTCACCCCTGTCAGATTGGATCTTCTCCTGTCTTTGGCACCTCCTTCCGACAAAGAAGAGGTCGTGGTTCAACAAGAAGAGGATGAACCACCCAAT GTTCCTACCATTAATGAGCCTGATGAAGGAGCCATGTTTATTGAGGAACTTCCTCCGGAATCCGAGGTTCCCAATGATTTGGAAGATGAACATAGTGAGGTCAGTGTGTCAGAGCCGCCCGATGAGGCGGCGAAACCAGTAGCCAAGAAACGGAAAGAAAAGACGAAAAGGAAGCTGAGAGAGACGCCCAGTATGCTGGATCCGAGTTTGACAGCCAAGAAGAGGGAACCTCAGACCCCCAATGGATCCCAACCGTTAGAGGCAATGGAAGTCTGTGATAATCAAAATGGCCCCAAGGACAGAGTGGCCTCGCCCAACCTCAACAAGCCGTCCGGGGCAAAAGATAAAGGAGCtgccaaaccaaagaaaaagaaagagatccTTGAAGGACAATCGGAGGCGGCAGTTCCACAGCCTTCATCTAAACCacaacaaccaaaaaaagcaCAGCATCCTCCGACGCCCCCTATAAGAACCGTCGGCAATGTCCAGAACAAGGCTTTTCAACCAAAGGACGCGAATAAGGCCCAAAGTGACGCAGTTCCACCCCTCGAACCTATGGTGAGACGGTCCTCTCAGAAAAGAAGCGCCAAGGATCATCATCAAGCGCCCAAGGCCGATCATGACACCGAACAAGCTCAGCAACCTCGCACGATGTTGGAAAGACCCAACACACCGAGGGGAAGAGCGCCAAGCCCGGAACTGGAAGAAACCAAAGCGAAACTTGACACTTTAGTGACACCCTTACCTCCTCCCAAAGTGCCCGAATCCAGCCAAATCAGTAACCCGGTGGCAAATGAGGCACGCAAATTAGACAATGCTGGGAACCCAGGCCTTGATGAGCACACCTCACCGGAGGTGCCTCAAATGGAGGTTGTTACTTCAGCCCCAAACATGAAGAAACGAGTTGAGATGCCGGAATCTTCGCTTCCAGTCTCCCACAAGGTCCCTAAGCGAGATTCGCACCCCGCCAATCCTTCTCACATTCCAAatcaaagcatttcaattccaaaaccAACTCCAGACCCCCCAAAGCAACAAACATTGGCCGGCTCTCAAGATAATCCTCCTCCTTTAATCAATAAGGCCGTGCCCAAGATTGAGGGGCAAATGGATACCCATGCTTCAATGATGAATGGCCATACACTTAGTGGTGTTTCATCCGTTGAATCTGGTTCAGAGATACCTAGAGGGGAACCAAATACAACACCAACAATCGACACAAAACTAACACTTTTCACTGCTTCACCTAATGACTCAAAATCCACTTCGGCTCCTCTCCCGAAGACAATACCCTTTGAGCAATCTGACAATGGGTCCCCTACACGAAAAGACGGTGAACAAAGGGGACTCATTAATTCTGTCCCCAAGCCCTATATTGTAGAATCATCCCAACCTATTGAGAGACCCGTTTCACCACAAGTGCCGAAACTACTCGAGCCTTCTGACCCGGTCACAAGTGCGACCTCAGGGAGCCGCAAAGAGCGCTCTCCCGATTCAGTTGGCTCTGCTGTGTCCCTTTCCTCTTCAGGATCCAACCATTCCATTCCGACCAAAACAGAAACAACCCCCAATGGGACTGAAATTAAGATCCCAAACCCGACATTGGCCGAAAATAGAGATTCCAAGGTCATCAAGGCTGCCGCCTTTTGGAATAACTACATAGGTGAGGTGATCTCCAAGGCCAAACCTCCTGACAAAGAGGCCGTCAGAACCTTAGACAAGCCCAAGAAGATTGTCAGTGCGGGTGTTGGAAGCCGAGGATtacatgatttgaaaaatcgCTACGAAAATCCAAAAcccaagaaaattgaagaagatAAATTGGCCATCAATCGTAGGAACTCGAAAAAGCTTAACTTGGAGGGCTGCTCTCCAGGTTTGAAGGTCAACGACGCGAAGAGCGTCTTTGAGACCAAAAGTCAACCACCTCCTACACCATCCTTGTTTAGGAGGAATAGTGTCAATTCGACGTCGAGCTCCGGATCTGGGTCTGGGTCCAAATGGCGGCCCAAAAAAGACAACGAACGGCAGGACGAGAAAGGGTCCCTACCTTTTGGGACCAAGCAAGCCAACACCGCCCCCAGGACTCAGAAGCCTTCTCTTGGCAAAGAGCCTGCTCCCAATTTCAACCCTTTGAACATTCCATCTCAAATTAAGCCCAAGAAACCTCCAAATGGGGCCAACTCAGCCCCCATTCCAACAATTACCCAAAGTCGGTCCATGGACGACCAGACCAAAGGAATGAGAGAGGAAGCAAAGGGTAATGAGAATAAGAGAAACAGTACCATTGAGGACTCAAGTAACATTGAGTCAGCAATGCTGAGCAAAGCCAATGAAAGTTTAGCAGCCTCCTCTCGCACTCGGCCTATGAGCCCAAGGACCCCGAGTCCCAAGGCAACAACAAGTCCCAAGGCGGTAATAAGCCCAAAGGCGGCAACAAGTCCCAAAccaaaatctaaaaatgaAGAAGTTGGCTCAGTTAAATACGAGAAAAACAAAGAGCAGACAGTTCTCCCTGAGGCTCCTAAGAAAGAAGGTGAGATTATGTTCATTGCGCAAACGAGCCATGTCGAAGTCAGACCCAATTCGAACGTGGATCAGAAAAGGCCTGCAGAGCTTACTCCTGTGGAGACTGAAAAGCCTCTTCCTTCAAGATCCCATCACATACCCAAGCAAGACTCCATCAAGTCGCAAGATTCGGTGGAGGATCAGGAGCGCGAATCCAAACTGGTGGTTGTCGGTCAATTGACCAGGGAACTGTTCAACGCGGATCCtgtcaaattcaagaaatcaGTTCCATCAAAACCAGAGGAAGCCCCCGTGACCAAAATACTCATGCCTGAGGGCTTCAAGTCCGTGTCGTCACCTGGTTCCCCTGCCTCTCACGTTACATCGCCAACACAGAAGAGTCCACCCGTGGTGACACTGCCAGTGGTTAAGATCTCTTTTAAGCCTGAAGCCAAGAAAACTAGTCCACAACCGGAAGTGAAATCTCTCACCAAGAAAGTAACGCCCAAGGAGGTGTCCATGGAAATGCCAAAATCATTGCCGCCCCAAGATACTAATGCAGCCCCACACACGAAGATTCAAGAGAATGGCATTGACATTCCAACGGCGCCAATTGCTCCACTGATGCAAACCCAAGCTGAGGTGAGCAAACCAGGAATTCCCAAGACAAAAACTATCGAACCTGAACTGAAACCCGGTGAAACCGAAAACAAGCTTGAGGCCGTGAAGAGTTCATTAAAGAAAATCCCACATGCTCCagctaaaaacaaaaagagcccggaggaagaggaagaggggaTGACTTTGGATGTCATTATTTCGCCGCCTATGGAGAGGAAAGTGTTCAATGACAAGTCAGGAAAGGAAGCTCATACTGGAACAGATACTAATTCTAGACCTTCCTGGAAACAAAGTCCTAATGAGACTTCCAGCTATCAGCCATCCATTTCAAATGAGACCCCGGCCTCTTCGTCACGAGTCAACACCAATAGTGATCCATCATCCATGGCCGGACAAAAGTCGGGCAAAGAATGGAAGCGAAATAGTTCTCCTGTATTGGCCAGACCTGAGGCGACTGTTCAAGCAGGAGAGCGCATCATTCCAATACAAATTCAAGGCGCGGGTTCTTCACGGACTGAGCCCGAGAGCAAGCCTCCAAAGTCCCAATCTGTCCCAATTAGGGTCGTTAGTAAGGGAATCAGCAAGCCTGATCCAGGGGTGGAAGATCAGGATGAGGCGCTCGAAAAACATGATCAATTTCACGGGGGTGGACTCTCTAGGAATCGTTGGGGCAGtaagaagaagaggatgagtTCGGCTTATAGTGATTCAAGTATGTCAGATGACGACTCCTCTTTCGGGGTAGTTCCCTTAAGTGGTCTCCAAAAGTATTCTTCCATGGGCAAGCATGGGCCTTTTGGGGAAGACTTCCAACTGAAGCGAACTCGCCCCCCTTTCACCATGCAAAGAGCCGAGAGCTTTTCTTCTGAGGGTGAGGATGACTTTGACGACGATGGCATGAGGGAGATCACGGcggaaaatttgttttcaaccTTATTGAACCGAGTCAAGAGCCTGACGAAGCGGATTCACGATGAGCATGATCACCACGTGGCTTGGCAGCACACCAATCGTCTCATGAATTCCAGCCTCAACCCTGGACGCACTCACGCTCGTTTGGAACGATCGGCGCTGCGAAACTCGCAGAAACGAAGCGGGGCCAATACCCCCATCAACTTCTCCCGACAATCTTCCCTGCGCGATGATGGGACCTCCTCACTACGTTCCATGGACTCGTCCACTCTCGGGCAAACAGATTCGCCTTCTTCCACCTTGGGATCATCTCGTAACATGTTTAGAGGTACACCTCGTAATACCTTAAATGACCTTCATCCATCTTCCACGTTGAGCAAAGAGATAGGAGAGACCACAGGTaatctgtttggaaaaagGTATGATGAAGGTGACAATGACATAAGTGGTAGCATATCCATCACCAGCAAGCAAAGACTAAGACCTGGCTACCTCCCACCACCCCATATTCCTCCATATAACCACTCTGGTATATCCTATCCCTCTTCTGATCCCTCAGCAAGATTAATTCCAATTCGCGTGGTTGGGAACGAGACGACTTCATCTAAGGCAGTAGCCGCACCAACAATAACGACATCCACTGGATCATTTTCGAGAACTGACAATCAAGGAGCAGGACCAACTGCCAGTGTCTATATGACTCCTATGAAGCCATATTCTCCGACCTATCAGAGTAACTCCATGCCAGAGAGTTCCACAATCGGCAGCAATGAACCCCGAGAGGCGGCCAAGAGACCCTCGGAATTCATCAAGACGGAGGCCAAGACTGAATCTCAAACTCCTCGTTTTGTACCCCGGCGAGGTGAGGCAGTGAAGAGCCCTCAATTTTCGTCCATCATTGAACCTCAGTATAGCAAGTCTTTGGAGCATCGCGTATCATCACCCAAACCCTATTTGCCGTCTGGATCCATTCCAGATGTGGTTCGACCAGAAACACCCAAATCCCCCCCGGCCACAATGAGGACCTTACCCTCTGAAGGTCAGTCCCTTCACAGAGCACTAACCCTAAAACAACAATTGTCGGCGTCTCTTCCAAATCATCGGCCCAAAGGCTTGAATCAAGCCTTGACCTCGGCCTCAACCCATACACATTCCACACCCTCTCAGATCAGGCCCTCTACCCCATCTGTTTACCGACCAGTATCATTCCAGGGCTACACTTCGCCCATCCCCACCCTCTCAAGTAGCCCACCGGTTATGGTCTCCCCTCCCATTTCACCTCCCCCGATGTCGCCACTACCATTTGAGCCACCCAAATCGGTCACTTCTCATCGGCCCATTCAGCCCTACCCTCCCCCGCCCACTTCCCCAAGCCAAGTGACTTCAGTCAGCAACGCTTTGACAGCGAGTCAAAAGTCAAGGCGTCAAATTTTGCCCTATGGAGGCGCCAAAAGTGATGGATTACTAAACCAGCATGCTTTTGTTACGTGTAATATCATTGCTGCTGCTGCGGACAAACGGAAGCGAGATTCATCTCGGTCTACCACTTCAGAGATCCTTCCACTGGAAAAG GTGTTGGAACACTCCCCTCGTCAATCTCCGCCCACTCATCTGCCCTCCCCCCCACCCCTGAAATAG